In Crinalium epipsammum PCC 9333, the genomic window AACTTAGCATCAAGAGTTCTAGTAAGTCGTAAAGCTTGCATAAATGTTTGTGAAGCTTGCTGAGGTTTACCTGCTTTGGCATACTTCGATGCGATTCTAGCTAGCAGTTGGGATTTATCGTCTCCCCTCTCAATACTGTTTACTAACTGTTTAGCTTTAGTATATTGACCAGCAGCAGCATACATCCCTCCTATCTCTACTAAAATTGTGTCTTTTATGTAATGATAATTGTCCATTTTTTTAGTAGTGGCGATCGCACTCGGAAATTGTTTAGCTTTAGCATAAGCTAAAGCTATTTCAGCCCACTCTGTCGATTGATCAGCTGCCAGCATACTGGCTGAACTAGAAGCTGAAGACGGTAAAAACCCCAGAGGACCAACACGCACATAACACGCTAGAGGAATACCTCTAAGTTTAGGCTCAGTTTGTAGAGATTTTTTGGTTGAATTTTGGACGTTAGGCGTTACTTGCCTCTGCTGCGCTAACAATTGCTCAATTTTAGGAGTAGCTGCACAGCTACCTACCAGCAGTATTAATTCTAAACAAGCGATCTTGAAGCAGGAAAAGGATTTTTTCATAGTTATTAGACTGCTAAATCTAGCACGTATATGTTTATTTTTTTGAGATTTTTACCAGGAATTAAGCAAATTAACTTGCGCTGATCATGCCCGCACTACATTTGTGGTCGTGTTAGATATATACCCGATGTAGTGTGACCATTTTGGTCATATAGGGAGCTTTGCGTAAGTTTTATTTACATGACACCAGATACACCATTTTTGTTCTCACTGGTTTATAGACAAGGGTATATCCTTGTCTTTACGATTGATTGCAAAATAGTACTTCATCTATATAATATAAATGGATAGCATATCTATGATGCTACCCACTGTTATCTACAGCAGCGATGTTTAAAATAAGGCAATTCCTGATACTGCCTTTGATAACTTGAAAGTAAATTTAGTTACAAAGCAATTCGCCTAACTTATTACTACAAATTCAATCACTGCAAGTTATTATTAATAATTGAAATATCAGTTAAGTAGTCACAATTAGCCTACCACATCCACAAAAGCGTCTCGGTTAAATTGCACCACCGATGAGGCGGAGTGCCGATAATGCCCAGATGTGAATACTTTTAACGTAATGTTTTTTTGGTCGGGGTATAATATTTCTCTGACTGTGCAGGTCTGCATCCTGCTATTACAGTAGGCAATAATGCGATGTCCAATCTGAATGTCTAATGCTTGAACTTTCATAAATATTTATCCTTCTGAGCCAAAAATTAGCTCATTTTGTCGGAGTCAGATTGAGAGAATGTGCTGATACATCCTACTGACCGATTTTTCACTTCTTTTACATTATGACACAAATAAATCAATATATCATTAGTAATTTTATGTCAAGTTGATTTATACTGAAAATAAGTATGTGAGTAAAATTAAACCTTAAAGAGCGATCGCTCTTTTCTGGGGAATGGTGATGGGTGACGTAGGAATTTCACTATACGTTTATTTATGCCCACAAACTTAAGATGCAGAGGCTTAATTAATCAACCGAGTATATTAGACATCTCCGCTCATGCGAATGTAGAGGCGTTGCATACAACGTCTCTACAAGAATTATAGGTAATGTAGCTTTTATTTTGTGTGGGTATCTATTTGTTATGCCCATCAACATCAAATCAGGAAATTAAGTTACTGATTTTAAGCCTTGATTAATGTCCATTCTAACTCTTTAATTGGAGCATTTTGCAAAGCTTCTGTGAGTTCTTCGTTACTCTCGAATTTGACTTGAGATAGATAACAAGCTTCGACCCTAACATTAAACTTATCTTCTGCAAAAGGCCAAGGTGTAACGACTACGTGACCATCGGCATTTTGCATGACATCATAGCGTTTACCGTCTGGTCCTTGACTAATTTCTAGCTGTCGTTCTCCAGCAGGTAATTCTTGACTACAGAGAATTAGGGAAAAGCGATCACACCACTGAAAAAAGGCATAAGCTTTCTCGGCTTCTTCCTTACTTAAACCCAATTCCTTACGCCATTTTTTCTGATTTTCTAATTGCTCATCTAAAAATTCATCTAATTCCTTTGATTCCCCACGTTTGCCTTCATTTAAAAAGCTCATGTGCATAGAAATTAACATCGCTACCCATCGCCCTCGATAGCGTGAATTTGTTGTCAGTCCTCTTAACTTTGGAACAGAAGTTTCACCACCAATTGTAAAGTCCATTGGTGCGCCAGCTTTTGTTAAGTGATCGCCTTCCCATTCTTTTTCTAAATCATCATGGTGGGAAATTGCTGCTACGGTTTCTATGATTCTTTCTGGACGGTCTTGTTGATGCCAATTTCCGGCAATTTGAGCAGCTAGTAAAGCATGAGCGCGGTGGTAAATTACTTCCCAACCTTGATCGTGTTGGTTAACAATCACAAAAAATCTTCCTCCTTAACTGTTTTCTCTAAAAATTTGGCGCTCATATACTTTAATGGCAAATAATCAACCCAAACATCTGAGTTAGGAGGTATATTTAATTTATTCGTTTTGAAGATAATTTATTTAGTAATCATCTACTAAAAGGAATACAAAATCAAGAAATTATTACACCATTAGTGCGATCGCAATTCGCTATAACAAAAAAACTAGCTTTTTACCTTTGCGTACCTTTGCGTCTTCCTACCCTGTGGGAAGCCTAGCGCTAACGCGCAGCTATGCGCTACGCGCAGGCTACGCCAACGCTAACGGCTAATGCGACCTCTGCGTTAAAAAAAAATCCTATCCTCACAACCAACAACTCTTAAAAATTTAAGCAAACCTGCAACCTGGCAGTTTAGGATTAAAAAATCACTGATTTGACTCGTCCCATGACGCTAATGCAGGTTTGGGGATGTCTGGTAATTTGGATAGTCTGCCCACTCTTGGGCGGTTTACCCTTGATACGCTGGGTTACTTATGCGCTTACAGGTCGCAATTTAGCTAAAGTTGGTACTGGTAATGTCTCAGTTTCGGCGGCTTTTTATCACGGGGGAAAGCTTGCTGGTATTCTGTCGGTACTTTCTGAGGCATTCAAAGGAATTGCTGCTGTATTAATTGCGCGTTATTTCTTCCCATCTGACTCAAGTTGGGAGTTAATTGCCTTAATTGCCTTAGTTATGGGGCGCTACTGGATGGGTAAGGGCGCAGGGACAACTAATGTTACTTGGGGTATGGTTGTCCATGACTGGAAAGCGTCGTTACTTATATTTATTATTGGCGGGATAAGTTTTACTATTCTGCGAGATAAAACTTCTGGGCGCTATGGTGCTTTAATTTTAATTCCCTTAATCTTGGCGTTATTGCACCCCCATGAAGGTGCTAGAATTGCTTTTGCAGTCATCCTTTCTGGTTTAATCGGGTGGATATATAAAAAAATCCCCGATGATTTAGATCTCCGTCCTCAAGAAGCAAAGTCAGAGTCACAAACTGTGTTTCGTTTTTTCCGAGGCGATCGCGCTATAGTTTCTTTAGATCGACAGCTTGACCCGAATAAAGTTGGGCAAAAAGCTGCTACGTTATCTCAGTTGAAACGCTGGGGTTATCCTGTACCGACTGGATGGGTTCTTCCTGCTGGAGATGATCCACAACCTTTAATTGATTACTTGCAACCATCTATCGAAAAACCTTTGGTTGTACGTTCTTCTGCTGTGGGAGAAGATTCTGAATATGCTTCTGCTGCGGGACAATATAAAACTATTTTAAATGTTACTACTACAGAAGCATTGCAAGTTGCGATCGTTCGCTGCATTACTTCTTATGATGAACCTGCTGCTGTGCAATATCGTCGTGACAGGGGTATTCCAGATGCTTCAATGTCATTACTAATTCAACAACAAGTTCCTGGGGTATTTTCTGGAGTTGCTTTTAGTCGTGACCCAATTTTACAACATGGTGATGCGGTCGTAATTGAAGCATTACCAGGAGAAGCTAACCGCATTGTTTCAGGACAAGTTACACCAGAACATTATCGCGTAATTGTTATACCAGCAGATTTAGAAACTAATAGTAATTCTCTTGATCCTTCTTGGGTAATACCAGATAATTTAGAACTACCAGTTGAAGGTAATGGAGATGTACCACCTCGATTAATTCAACAAGTTGCTTATATTGCACGTCAATTAGAAGCACGTTATCTCGGTACACCGCAAGATATTGAATGGAGTTATGACGGTCAAACTTTATGGTTGTTGCAATCGCGCCCAATTACAACCTTACAACCAATTTGGACTCGTAAAATTGCCGCCGAAGTAATTCCTGGGTTAATTCGTCCGCTTACTTGGTCAATTAATCGTCCGCTTACTTGTGGGGTTTGGGGAGAAATTTTTACTTTAGTTTTAAATAACCGTGCGGATAAATTAGATTTTAATCAAACTGCGACTTTACACCACTCCCGCGCTTATTTTAATGCTTCTCTCTTAGGGCAGATATTTTTAAGAATGGGTTTGCCACCGGAAAGTTTAGAGTTTCTGACGAGAGGTGCAAAGTTTAGTAAACCGCCTTTAAGTGCTACCTTAAAAAGTACACCAGGATTAATTCGTTTATTGCGTCGGGAACTGAAGTTAGAGGCAGATTTTAAGCGAGATTATGAACGTTATTTTGCCCCAACTTTAAGTAAGTTAAGCAATCAACCCGCATCAGAGTTATCTCCAGTTGCACTATTAGAAAGAATCGAGATGATTTTGGAGGTGCTGAAGCGGGGAACTTACTATAGTATTATGGCTCCTTTGAGTGCAGCGTTACGGCAAGCGGTGTGGAAGGTTAAAGATGAGGAGTTGGATAATAGCCAAACGCCAGAAGTTGCATCAATGCGATCGCTACAAGAATTAGCTAATGATGCGCGTCATTTATTACCAACTCGTGAACGTACTTCCGAAGGTTCATTTTTATTCGCCACACTTGCAGAAATACCTGATGGTGAGAGTATATTAGAACGCTTCGATCAATGGTTAAATCAGTATGGATATTTAAGTGAGGTAGGTACTGATATTGCTGTGCCTACTTGGAAGGAAGATCCGCGACCTGTGCGAGAATTATTTGCACAGTTTCTTGCTACGGGTAAGATAGCAGAAAATGAACCGCAGAAAGGTAGGAAAAACCAAGACTGGAAAGTTCAGTTAGTACAAAAGCGGTTTAGTCTCAAGGGAAAAGTTACTGAGATTTATAGCCATTTATTAGCACAGTTGCGTTGGTGTTTTGTGCAGTTAGAGAGATTATGGATAGAGTCAGGTTTGTTGTCTGAAGAGGGAGATATCTTTTTCTTAAAGTTAGCTGAAATAAGTATTTTGATTGCGGGTGCTGATTTAGAATTAGCAGATGGGATATCTGAGTTGGTAAGGCGCAGGCGATCGCAATTAGAACAGGATAATCAAATAACTAATATACCTGCTTTAATTTATGGTAATACGCCATCTGTTGCTGCTTTTAATACTAGCAATCAGCAAGCTAGGAATAAATTGCAAGGTATTGGGGCTAGTCCTGGGCAGGTAGAAGGTAAAATTAAGGTGCTGCAAAATTTTCAAGTACTTGCAGACATTGATCGAGAAACAATTATAGTTGTACCTTACACTGATTCTGGTTGGGCTCCAATATTAGCTCGTGCGGGTGGGTTAATTGCAGAGGTGGGGGGAAGGCTTTCTCATGGTGCGATCGTCGCGCGGGAGTATGGTATTCCTGCGGTGATGGATGTTCACAATGCTACTCAGTTTTTACAAGATGGTCAGCGAGTTAGAATTGATGGAGCGACAGGAATTGTTGAAGTTTTATAGGTTTGGTTATTGGTTGGTAATTAAGGAAGATGGGATTTCTTGTATAAGCCAGATTTTAGATAATTTACCACAGATGTTGGCGAAGCCTGCGCGGAGCGCATACACAGATGAACACAGATAGTATAATTGATTGGCACTCCCTTCCCATTAAAAGATTACCGATTATATTCTTCTTCTTCCTTGGCGTTCTTTGCGTCTTGGCGGTTTATAAAATAGGTATTCTTTAGGTGGAAGGGAGTAGCAAGAAGTTTATGGTTTAGTTTGGAATGGTGCGATCGCCCTATTTCCTATTCCCTTTTTTTATAAACATGATGATCTATAATTTCCACTTGATATTCAGTTAATCTATTTTGCCAACCGTCACGAGTACCGATGTCGCTGGTATTTTCTAATAGTCCGGCTGCTTCTTCCTCGCTGGTAAGTTGAGCAAATTCTTCGTAAAGAGGATAATTAGGAGTAACAAAGGTTTCTTTACGATGCAATATTGGCGGATTTTGGGATTTACTGTAATCTCGATATCTCACATTTAAATCCTGCAAGTCTATTTGCATACTCGTCTGTAATGCTGGATGTGGATCTGTGTCAAAGTCGGGATAAAATAAATAGGAAATTTTTGGCTTATTTGTATGGAATTTAATTAGAGTTGCACCGTCCATCCGTCCAATAGTCCGACTGGCGCAACCTTCATAAGTGCGTAACAGTGGATCAAGTTCTGCTAAGGCGGAAACATGGACATATAAGGCGGTGGGTAAGTGTTTGCCTATCTTACTTTTTTGGCAAGCAGTTTTAATAACTTCTGGTTTACCCAAACTAAACAGCATTTTATCCGCGACTTCGCAGGCTTCATCATAGTTGCCGAAAAAGGCTTTAATATCGTATTGAAGTTCGGGTGCGAGTTGTTTGAATGTGGGGCGTTTAGTAAATTGAGTGAGGGCGAGATAAACTTGGATATCGAGAGAACGACGATATGCGATCGCATCCCATTCTTCTTCGTTAGTCGCTTGCAAAACTACTTTAAATGCGCTCTTGATACTACCAAATTCCTCAACTAATTCGGGTTCTGCGGGTAGTTCATTTTTGACGGGTAAGCGTCCGCGATCGCTCACAAATTCCATGAGTGGTTGCAGTTGTTCTTCACACTCTTCAAACCGCTTAACAGGTCTACGCACTCTGGGGGTATAAAGGCGGGAACGAAAACGAGAGGCGCGGAAACTTTCTTTAGCTTGGTCATCTCGGAAAACAAAATATACACCCAGGGCGACTGGTACTGCATCAACGCCGAGAGCATCATCTATATATTGTTTAAGTTCTTCCTGGTCGTAATATTTCTGGAAGGTATTGCGACAGGTAATAATACCATCGTTGTAAGGTATTTGTTTGATGTTGCGATCGTGTACTAAAACTTGGGTAGCAACTATTAATACTTGCTGTGTTAATTCCCAAGCTTTGCACAAACTCTCACGCCGTTCTTCTGAATCTTCAATAACGTTGAGTACAAAGCCTAGATTAACTATATCTGATGGAATTAAAGGAGAGTCAGGGCGATAGTAAGGATCCCAACCTGCGCTAGTATAACCTCTCTGTGTGATGCGATCGATATCTCCACCGTGACCGCAACCGTAGTCAAAAAAGGTTTTATCTGTTGTTAATATTTCTGCTTCTATTGCCATCCGCACAGGGCGTGAAATATCAGTACGAACAATTGCTGCTCGATGACGTTCGATTTCTGGCGGTTCTGGCAGTGAAGCAACCATAATTAGGTGGCGTTTTAACCAATAGTAATAATTTAAGGTTAAAAGTGCCTAACTCTAAATAAAATAATCTTTTTTTAATTGTTCAACGTTGAGGATGGATAGCTACGTCGATTAAGTCTTCAATTTTCTTAATAGTTTGATCTCCTGCGAGGTAGCCAATACCGCGATGCAGGTGGAGGCGAAATTGAGTGGCGAGGGTTTCTTTGTCTGTGCCTAAGCCGTCGTTGTGACAGCGTTGTTTGAGGGCGATGATTAAGATGTCGGCTAATTCTCCGCCAAAGACGCGCCAGGTCATTTCGACGTTGCTATCGGTAATGATGGGGACTGGGGAGGGGATGGTGGGTTCGGCGAGTGAGCGGCAAAATGCCCAACGGCAAAGGATGTTCCATTGGTCGATTTTGGTGAAGCGTTTTAGTTTTGTTAGTTGGTCTTTGGCTGTTTGGGAGAGTTTGATGGTGTTGATGGGGGGTTCCATGATTTTTTTTAGAACGCAGATGAAAGCAGATGGACGCAGATTAACGCAGATATGTTGATGATGTTGGTTTGTTAGGAGTTTAGTATTTGTTGGCGATGCGTTTGATTTCTACTTTGGGATTGCCGAAGTTAATGAGTAAGCCGATGTTCAATTTAGTCGCTTTTAAGTAATTTAGGCATTGAGCTTCTTCCCTTTGGGTCATAGTTTTGATAGCTTTGAGTTCTACTATGACACAACCTTCAACTAGCAAATCTGCTTCATAATTTCCTACTATAATTCCGTCATAATAAACCTTAATTGGGTACTGCTGGACAACTTTTAAACCAGCTTTACGTAACTCATGTGCTAAAGCATTCTCATAAACTTTCTCTAAAAAACCACACCCTAACGCATTCGATACCTTAAAAGCACAACCAATAATCATCTCCGTAATCTGATTCAATTCCCATCTGCGTTCATCTGCGTCCATCTGCTTTCATCTGCGTTCTAATCAATTAATCATCAAATCACCAAAAGTAACCTAATTCTACCACAGTCTGCCTTCCCACTGAATCATATTTCAACAAATACTCCCGCGCGATCGCACTATTTTCTCTTAACTGTTCCACCTCCACTTTTCCTATTTCCGTATCTGTAGATAATAGAATTACTTGATGACTAGCAGTAGGAAAATATCGCTCTACTAAATTCTGCCGATGCGATGAATCTAACCGCCCTAATGGTGTATCTATTGCTACTGGTAAATGTCGCCCAGATACCCGCGCTAAACCCCATAAAAAGGCAATGGCTAACAGTTGCTTTTCTCCCGCCGATAAGCGGTGTTTGGGTACTGGTTGACCTTGTGGGTCGTAAATAGAAAGTGCAAATGTTTTCGTATCAATAGCAACGCGATGTACTAAATCTGATTTGTGCAATAAATAGCGGAAGCATTCTGTTACTTCCATTTCTAATTTATTCAGTTTTTTGAGAGTTAATTTTTCTTTAAATAGCTTGAGTGTGTCTTTAACTTTCGCTATAGAATTAATTATATGTTGGTTATTTGCAGATTTTAGGCTTTCATCTGCATAGCTTTCTAACTCTTTTTTAATTTGTGCGATCGCTCTTTTTAATTCTTCACACCGACGGTTAACTGTTTCGTGTGCAGCTTTCACTTTTGCAGCTTCGTTTTGAGTTGTAATTACCGCATCTTTTAACTGTTGATAAGCTTCGGGAGATGCAGCAGAATTTATTTGTCTTTCTAAAGCCTCTATCTCAATTTCCAGTTTTTCTAGTTCTGCTTGTTTTTCACTAGCTCTAAATTGAGCCGTGTTAATTGCATATAAGATGTTATTTAATTGATTAATTTCTGATTTATCTGCTAATAACCAGGGTTGAGTATCTACCGCTATTTGCTCAAGCTGTTGATTTTCTAAAGCAATAAAGTTTTTTATCTTGTCAAATTCTGTATCATTTACAGATAAATTTGTGATATAATTCAATAACTTATTATCTCGTTCTCTTAAAATATCCTGGGCTATTTTTGCTTGTTGTTGGCGACTTTCCTTTTCAGCTTGAAATTGAGCTTGGGTAAGAATAGGTGAAATTAAAGCTAAAGGTAAAGCACCAGCAGCTAATTCTCGCATCACTTCGCGGACATTTTCTCTTTGTTCGATAAAATAATTTTGTTGTTTTTCTAAACGGTTGCGATCGCTTGCAATTTTACCGCCTTCATATAAAAATTTATCTTGTGCTTCTCGCTGTTTTTTATCAGCCCGCTCTAGTTTATTATTTAACGATCCTAATTCTTGGTTAGCAGCTTCTAATTCTTCATTTTGTTGCTTAAGTTTTTGTTCAATTTCTTCTAAGGTTGTTAACTCCTTAGTTGTTGCTAATTCTTTCCGCTTGCGACTAGCGAGAATATCTAAGTCTGCCGATAAGCGTTCCGATAATTCCAAGCCTAATAATGATTGAATTGCTTCAACAACAACGGGGGGAGGAGTTTCCATTTCGGCGAGTTCTTTTACTTGTTCGCCATCAAACAGAAATAAGCTAGATATTCCCAAAGGCAGTAAATTTTCAATATACTGATCCCAAGTATTTGTTAAAGCTTCATCTTTCCATTCGTCATTCTCTAAAATACCTAAGACATCCTTGCCATCTTTAGGGTCGGGTGTCCAATATCTAACTATTCTTAATATTTTGGGTTTGCCATCTTCAATAATTTCAAAAGCTAATTCTATTCGGGCTTTTTCTGTGGGCGGTGTGTTGCGGTTGACGCATTGGGTGAGGAAGTCGGGGTAGCTTAAATTACCCCGTGTGGAACATTGGGCGCGTTGTCCATAAAGTGCAAGGCGAATTGCATCCATTAAGGTTGTTTTACCGCCGCCATTCATTCCGCCAAAGAGAATTATTGGGCGTGTTTCGTTGTTTGTTTCGGGACGCAGGTTGATTTCTTGGCGACCCTGGTAGGGACCAAAATTTTGTAGGACGAGTTGGAGAAAAATCATGGCAACGGATGGGTTGTGGGTGGGAGGGAAGATTTGGTGGTAGATTGAGAAACGGATGGGTTGTGGGTGGGGGGAAGAATTTTAACTGATTGATTATTTCTCCCTTTTTTCCGTTCTATCTGTTGTCTATTCGGGTTCTATTTCATCAATATTTGGCTCACCAAATTTAATGCTTCCCCAAGTTAGTTGCTTCACTTTATCAACATCACCTTCAGCAACAGCACCTTTTAAATCACGTTTATCATGGGCGTTTTGAATTGCTTCTTCTCTATTTCTAGAACTGGTTTCAAAACATTTTACTAAGTTATCGTAGATACCGCGCCGAGTTTTGAGATGCTGGCGTTCTGTATCTAATAATCTTGCCATTAGTTCTAAGTGCATTACATCGTCATCACAAATTTCTGTTAGCACTTCCCACTCGTCAGTACCTATTAGTTTTCTATCTGCACCTAAGCGGGGGTCTTGAAATTTTTCGCCTGTAGCTTGTTGGTAAATACGAGGTAAGCTATCATCAAATTCGTGTTTTTCTTCTAGCCAAATGCGTCTAATTTCACTTAATTCTTCAATAGTAATTAGGGTAATATCTCGCATCTCTACGGGTGCAGTCTGACGAGCTTCGGTTTGTGCTTCTAATACTTTCCTCAGCCAATGTTCCCGCCATTCTTTTAAATAAGGACCATGAATTGGTGCAACTAAACTTTCGCCATCAACATCACGTACAAAAAGTTCGACTTTTCCATATATCCGGCGGAAGTCTCTTCTATCTCTATCATTCTCAATATCTAATTCATTACGAATATCTAATAGAGGCTGCATCCATTCTTTCTCTTCATCATTTTGAATCATTGCCTCCATAGATTTATCTTGGCTAACCATTGTGCAAACCCAGCATCCAAATCGGGAACTGCCACAGCTAGGGGTAGAGGTATCAACAACTAAGGGGCATTCATTATCTGCTGTTGCACCTCGATACATCGTAAACAAGTCTTTATTGCTATGTCCCCAAGGATTTTGCCATTGATTCAGATAAATCCATACTTCTTGAGTTTGCCAGTCTTGGATAGGACTATAAATAAAAGAGTTAGGAAGGCTAGGACTTTGGTAAAGTATCGACTTTAAAGAGCTTACATTATTAGTGCGATCGCTAACTAAACCTCCTTCATGTTTTTTCATTGAGGTAGAGCGTCTAATACTTTCTGCTTTGCGAGTACCTAAGACAAGAATTACTTCACCATTCGCTCTTACTACATCACGAATAAAACGGTTAGAAGGTTGAATTTTTAAACGTTCTGTACACCAGCGAAATCTGTTACGCGGTGAGGGATAGCCTTTCCCAATTAAATTTACCCAAAAAGTATCTTTAATTTCTGGATAAAGCAAATGTGGCTCTATTGGTAGTCCTTGAGTTTCGGCAGCTAATTTCAAATGCGCTAATGATTTACGCACCCAAGCAGAAACTATCGGATTTTCTACTAATGTATCTGTTGTGATTACATATATTTTTTTTGTACGCTTTTCTACAGGTAATGCAGCAATTGCATACCAAACAAGTTGCAATACTGCCCCGCTATCTTTTCCACCCGAATAACCTATAATCCAGGGTATTTCATCTAAACAATATAAAGCTTGAATTTCTTTGTTAAGTTCTTCGATATCTTCTACCAACTCCGCAACTGTACGCGGTGGGAATAACGACATCTGCTGTGTTTCTATCATAACTTTACACCCACTTTCTATTAAGGTCTAAACACATTGAGCCGATGCCACTCTAACGCATCAAGCCTGGGATAGTGTTGCTCTGAATTTGGCAGTAGGATAGTTTCACCTCGAAACTCCTGCATTGGTTTAGCATTCGGTGAAATTTCTTCTAAATCACCAGCAACTATAATCTTGTATTTGTCATCTATGCCAAACCAACCTCTATCAAAAGCCCAGTGATGATTTTTACACAGCGAGATTCCGTTATTAATTCGGCTATCATAAAATGGTGAAAATGGTTTTATGTGTGCGCCATCCACAATACTTTGACTCAGTGTTTTCATTACTTTTAGATGGCAAAAGGCACATTTATAATCATAAATATGTACAACTGCTTTGCGGAAGAAAGCGTTTCTTACAACTGATTTTTTTAAGACTATCTTGGGTTGCTTGTCAAGGTTCTCTTCAAAGTCTTTTTGGGTAACTTCTTGAAAATTTTGATTGACCTGTAAAATTTCTTCTATTTTCTTTTTATTAAAAGAAAACCACACAGAAATCAATACATCAATTAATTCATTCCTACTAACCGGATCTCGCAAGTAATTAAATAGTTCATCATCCAAATTAGCATATTCAACAGCTTCTTTCAATTTATTATGTGTTTTAGGCTTTGAACCAACAA contains:
- a CDS encoding HNH endonuclease; amino-acid sequence: MMAQDNQLGTKNLSYYCKRFSELNVSSSRQRGEAHYKPILLLVVIDLITQGLITENQILVSDNLIQTFNNYWSVLGSSSYKGGLYYPFIHLESEGFWRVEYKVGFVGSKPKTHNKLKEAVEYANLDDELFNYLRDPVSRNELIDVLISVWFSFNKKKIEEILQVNQNFQEVTQKDFEENLDKQPKIVLKKSVVRNAFFRKAVVHIYDYKCAFCHLKVMKTLSQSIVDGAHIKPFSPFYDSRINNGISLCKNHHWAFDRGWFGIDDKYKIIVAGDLEEISPNAKPMQEFRGETILLPNSEQHYPRLDALEWHRLNVFRP
- the dndC gene encoding DNA phosphorothioation system sulfurtransferase DndC translates to MIETQQMSLFPPRTVAELVEDIEELNKEIQALYCLDEIPWIIGYSGGKDSGAVLQLVWYAIAALPVEKRTKKIYVITTDTLVENPIVSAWVRKSLAHLKLAAETQGLPIEPHLLYPEIKDTFWVNLIGKGYPSPRNRFRWCTERLKIQPSNRFIRDVVRANGEVILVLGTRKAESIRRSTSMKKHEGGLVSDRTNNVSSLKSILYQSPSLPNSFIYSPIQDWQTQEVWIYLNQWQNPWGHSNKDLFTMYRGATADNECPLVVDTSTPSCGSSRFGCWVCTMVSQDKSMEAMIQNDEEKEWMQPLLDIRNELDIENDRDRRDFRRIYGKVELFVRDVDGESLVAPIHGPYLKEWREHWLRKVLEAQTEARQTAPVEMRDITLITIEELSEIRRIWLEEKHEFDDSLPRIYQQATGEKFQDPRLGADRKLIGTDEWEVLTEICDDDVMHLELMARLLDTERQHLKTRRGIYDNLVKCFETSSRNREEAIQNAHDKRDLKGAVAEGDVDKVKQLTWGSIKFGEPNIDEIEPE